From the genome of Papaver somniferum cultivar HN1 chromosome 2, ASM357369v1, whole genome shotgun sequence, one region includes:
- the LOC113350202 gene encoding heterogeneous nuclear ribonucleoprotein A3 homolog 2-like — translation MDRNPNPGNFNGGGEFNGDGGNYEGGCGFGGRGRGRGRGYGGGDMQPEFGGYNNECNDGPPAQTRGRGRGRGRGGRGRGRDYNRADGQQQVQPVVA, via the exons ATGGACAGGAATCCGAATCCAG GGAACTTTAATGGAGGTGGTGAATTCAATGGAGATGGAGGAAATTATGAAGGTGGATGTGGCTTTGGCGGCAGAGGAAGAGGCCGCGGAAGAGGTTATGGTGGCGGAGATATGCAACCTGAATTTGGTGGTTATAACAATGAGTGCAACGATGGGCCTCCTGCCCAAACACGTG GGCGTGGTCGTGGTAGAGGAAGAGGGGGTCGTGGGCGTGGGCGGGACTATAATCGGGCAGATGGACAACAGCAGGTTCAGCCTGTAGTTGCTTGA
- the LOC113350198 gene encoding uncharacterized protein LOC113350198 isoform X1 has product MNQSEMILQNTLPDDIDLNIASFLQVLELCSLGSCSKFWRELCSTDYLWVSLSKDRCPALGISSESPIPLILNNSNTGSSSLSSNENIQVQNSSAKNVLVNLAGLHYCMFWLNVSTEDAIAALRNCSIQERELCVSWWKLGRWFYGFHMRDESNIRRVSLGDLALAKENEVLAVLCRGAIHEVLRVQISIPPPACITSLHAQ; this is encoded by the exons ATGAATCAGTCTGAGATGATTCTTCAAAATACACTCCCTGATGATATTGATCTCAACATAGCTTCTTTTCTCCAG GTGTTGGAGCTCTGCTCGTTAGGTTCTTGCTCTAAATTTTGGCGGGAGTTGTGTTCTACTGATTATCTTTGGGTTTCTCTATCTAAAGATAGATGTCCTGCTTTGGGTATTTCTTCAGAATCACCAATTCCTTTGATTCTAAATAACAGCAATACAGgatcatcatcactatcatccAATGAAAATATCCAGGTACAAAATTCGTCTGCTAAG AATGTGTTGGTTAACCTCGCCGGCTTGCACTACTGCATGTTTTGGCTTAATGTATCG ACTGAAGATGCCATTGCCGCTCTTAGGAATTGTAGCATACAAGAGCGAGAACTCTGTGTGAGTTGGTGGAAACTAGGAAGATGGTTTTACGGATTTCATATGCGTGATGAATCCAACATCCGAAGGGTGTCTTTAGGAGATCTTGCATTAGCAAAAGAAAATGAAGTTCTCGCGGTACTCTGTAGAGGAGCAATACATGAGGTGTTGCGCGTTCAGATCTCTATCCCTCCTCCTGCTTGCATCACTTCCCTTCATGCTCAATAG
- the LOC113354370 gene encoding uncharacterized protein LOC113354370 isoform X3: MGCNESKHDVVTGNTVKTHPPPARKNSNTISVKKSKDLEVIPEITDDVNITAETTNSSAPPLSLRSSSSLKSNDNNKTELAVVTDNNPIVTSKDINTVNAEQQQLKEEDHVPVVKSAADDSLNEALTKEDNVVNERHQRRLSGSSDHYFSSRKDEAAIKAIIAAAAAADNHGVEKEDVVEEFLDQDDDDQSNKLVSNHDNQEEKVKSDLEEEETKEEDVDDKNIIKNGTDGGDLNNVKSSEACLREQELSEEPEVATTITPTVDQQK; encoded by the exons ATGGGTTGTAATGAATCCAAGCATGATGTCGTTACCGGCAACACGGTTAAAACTCATCCTCCACCGGCACGTAAAAATTCTAACACCATCAGCGTTAAAAAGAGCAAGGATTTAGAAGTTATCCCTGAAATTACTGATGATGTCAATATTACGGCGGAAACAACAAACTCATCAGCACCGCCATTATCATTGCGGTCATCTTCGTCGTTAAAGAGCAATGATAATAATAAGACTGAGTTGGCGGTGGTTACGGACAACAACCCTATCGTAACCTCAAAGGACATAAATACCGTAAATGCGGAGCAGCAACAATTGAAAGAAGAGGATCATGTACCTGTAGTTAAATCTGCCGCCGATGACTCATTAAATGAGGCATTAACAAAGGAAGATAATGTTGTTAATGAGAGACATCAACGTAGACTCTCAGGTTCATCCGACCATTATTTTTCGTCGAGGAAAGATGAAGCTGCAATTAAAGCCATTATTGCGGCGGCTGCAGCGGCTGATAACCATGGTGTTGAAAAAGAAGATGTGGTTGAGGAGTTTCTTGATCAAGATGACGATGATCAGAGTAACAAGTTAGTAAGTAATCATGACAACCAAGAGGAGAAGGTAAAGTcagatttagaagaagaagaaacaaaagaagaagatgtcgATGACAAAAACATCATCAAGAATGGTACTGATGGCGGTGATCTAAACAACG TAAAATCGTCGGAAGCATGTTTGCGAGAGCAAGAATTGTCAGAAGAACCGGAAGTTGCGACAACAATAACACCAACTGTTGATCAACAAAAG TAG
- the LOC113350198 gene encoding uncharacterized protein LOC113350198 isoform X4, whose protein sequence is MNQSEMILQNTLPDDIDLNIASFLQVLELCSLGSCSKFWRELCSTDYLWVSLSKDRCPALGISSESPIPLILNNSNTGSSSLSSNENIQGWRRFYINKHGDMASRASNIIKFVEEGTSPSNFLRMCWLTSPACTTACFGLMYRLKMPLPLLGIVAYKSENSV, encoded by the exons ATGAATCAGTCTGAGATGATTCTTCAAAATACACTCCCTGATGATATTGATCTCAACATAGCTTCTTTTCTCCAG GTGTTGGAGCTCTGCTCGTTAGGTTCTTGCTCTAAATTTTGGCGGGAGTTGTGTTCTACTGATTATCTTTGGGTTTCTCTATCTAAAGATAGATGTCCTGCTTTGGGTATTTCTTCAGAATCACCAATTCCTTTGATTCTAAATAACAGCAATACAGgatcatcatcactatcatccAATGAAAATATCCAG GGATGGAGGAGATTTTACATAAACAAACATGGTGATATGGCTAGTAGAGCTAGTAATATTATTAAGTTTGTAGAAGAAGGCACTAGCCCATCAAATTTCTTGAG AATGTGTTGGTTAACCTCGCCGGCTTGCACTACTGCATGTTTTGGCTTAATGTATCG ACTGAAGATGCCATTGCCGCTCTTAGGAATTGTAGCATACAAGAGCGAGAACTCTGTGTGA
- the LOC113350198 gene encoding uncharacterized protein LOC113350198 isoform X3 encodes MNQSEMILQNTLPDDIDLNIASFLQVLELCSLGSCSKFWRELCSTDYLWVSLSKDRCPALGISSESPIPLILNNSNTGSSSLSSNENIQVQNSSAKGWRRFYINKHGDMASRASNIIKFVEEGTSPSNFLRMCWLTSPACTTACFGLMYRLKMPLPLLGIVAYKSENSV; translated from the exons ATGAATCAGTCTGAGATGATTCTTCAAAATACACTCCCTGATGATATTGATCTCAACATAGCTTCTTTTCTCCAG GTGTTGGAGCTCTGCTCGTTAGGTTCTTGCTCTAAATTTTGGCGGGAGTTGTGTTCTACTGATTATCTTTGGGTTTCTCTATCTAAAGATAGATGTCCTGCTTTGGGTATTTCTTCAGAATCACCAATTCCTTTGATTCTAAATAACAGCAATACAGgatcatcatcactatcatccAATGAAAATATCCAGGTACAAAATTCGTCTGCTAAG GGATGGAGGAGATTTTACATAAACAAACATGGTGATATGGCTAGTAGAGCTAGTAATATTATTAAGTTTGTAGAAGAAGGCACTAGCCCATCAAATTTCTTGAG AATGTGTTGGTTAACCTCGCCGGCTTGCACTACTGCATGTTTTGGCTTAATGTATCG ACTGAAGATGCCATTGCCGCTCTTAGGAATTGTAGCATACAAGAGCGAGAACTCTGTGTGA
- the LOC113350200 gene encoding probable serine/threonine-protein kinase At1g54610, which yields MGCVFGREISSLEVKQIEEENVNGGSNNLVVSTGTKPEIIVAKVVSSSSNNEVQNGNNQKEEKKDESSRNSRGGERRRTSKPNPRLSNPPKNLHGEQVAAGWPAWLSAVAGEAIKGWTPRRADAFEKIDKIGQGTYSNVYKARDTLTGKIVALKKVRFDNFEPESVKFMAREILILRQLDHPSVVKLEGLVTSRMSCSLYLVFEYMEHDLAGLAASPDIKFTEPQVKCYMQQLLSGLEHCHNRGVLHRDIKGSNLLLDNGGLLKIADFGLASFFDPNHKHVMTSRVVTLWYRAPELLLGATDYGVGVDLWSAGCILAELLAGKPIMPGRTEVEQLHKIFKLCGSPTEEFWKRSKLPHAAIFKPQQPYKRCILETFKDFPPSSLSLIETLLAIDPAERLTPTAALASEFFTTEPHACEPSSLPQYPPSKEMDAKLRDEEARRVRAAGNKANVNNVKKTHTRERGARAYPAPEANAELQTNIDRRRLITHSNAKSKSEKFPPPHQDGALGFPLASSHHMEPPEVPYSTTSLIYNQKGPVQTWSGPLVDSTSFGTQRRRRKEKKERK from the exons ATGGGGTGTGTATTTGGTAGAGAAATTTCTTCTCTAGAAGTGAAACAGATAGAGGAGGAGAATGTTAATGGAGGAAGCAATAATCTGGTTGTATCTACAGGTACAAAACCCGAGATTATTGTGGCGAAAGTTGTGAGTAGTAGTAGTAATAATGAAGTTCAGAATGGGAATAAtcagaaagaggagaagaaagaTGAGAGTAGTAGAAATTCTAGAGGTGGTGAAAGAAGAAGAACGTCTAAACCAAATCCTAGATTGAGTAATCCACCTAAGAATTTACACGGTGAACAAGTCGCTGCTGGTTGGCCTGCTTGGCTTTCAGCTGTTGCTGGCGAGGCTATTAAAGGTTGGACTCCTCGGCGTGCTGATGCTTTTGAAAAGATCGATAAG ATTGGGCAAGGAACTTACAGCAATGTATACAAGGCTAGAGATACTTTAACAGGGAAAATTGTGGCACTTAAGAAGGTTCGGTTTGACAATTTTGAGCCAGAGAGTGTAAAATTTATGGCTAGAGAGATTCTCATCCTTCGACAACTGGATCATCCAAGTGTTGTGAAGTTGGAAGGCTTGGTGACTTCAAGGATGTCCTGTAGTTTGTATCTTGTCTTTGAATATATGGAGCATGATCTAGCTGGACTAGCTGCAAGCCCGGATATTAAATTTACAGAGCCACAG GTAAAATGTTATATGCAGCAACTGCTATCAGGCCTTGAGCATTGTCATAATCGTGGTGTATTACACCGTGATATTAAGGGTTCTAATCTCCTTCTTGATAATGGAGGGTTACTTAAGATTGCTGATTTTGGGTTAGCTTCTTTCTTCGATCCTAACCACAAGCATGTAATGACTAGTCGAGTGGTTACTCTGTGGTATCGAGCCCCAGAACTGCTTTTAGGGGCCACAGACTACGGTGTTGGGGTTGACCTTTGGAGTGCAGGATGTATTTTAGCCGAGCTGTTGGCGGGGAAGCCTATTATGCCTGGACGTACAGAG GTGGAGCAACTTCACAAAATTTTCAAGCTGTGTGGATCCCCTACTGAGGAGTTCTGGAAAAGGTCAAAATTGCCACATGCAGCCATATTTAAGCCCCAGCAACCATACAAACGGTGCATACTAGAGACATTCAAAGATTTCCCACCATCATCACTGTCACTTATTGAAACTCTTCTTGCAATTGATCCTGCTGAACGCCTAACTCCCACCGCTGCGTTAGCGAGTGAA TTCTTCACAACAGAACCTCATGCATGTGAACCTTCAAGCCTCCCACAATATCCTCCTAGCAAGGAGATGGATGCTAAGCTACGTGATGAAGAAGCTAGAAG GGTCCGTGCTGCTGGTAACAAAGCAAATGTAAATAATGTCAAGAAAACTCATACACGTGAACGAGGTGCGAGGGCATATCCTGCTCCAGAAGCCAATGCAGAGCTTCAAACCAATATTGAT AGACGGCGTTTAATTACCCATTCAAATGCTAAGAGTAAAAGCGAGAAATTTCCACCTCCACACCAGGATGGAGCCCTTGGCTTTCCCTTGGCCTCGTCTCACCATATGGAACCTCCAGAAGTACCATATAGTACAACATCATTAATATACAACCAAAAAGGACCCGTGCAAACTTGGTCTGGACCGTTGGTGGACTCCACGTCATTTGGTACTCAGCGACggaggagaaaagaaaagaaagaaagaaaataa
- the LOC113354370 gene encoding uncharacterized protein LOC113354370 isoform X1, with protein sequence MGCNESKHDVVTGNTVKTHPPPARKNSNTISVKKSKDLEVIPEITDDVNITAETTNSSAPPLSLRSSSSLKSNDNNKTELAVVTDNNPIVTSKDINTVNAEQQQLKEEDHVPVVKSAADDSLNEALTKEDNVVNERHQRRLSGSSDHYFSSRKDEAAIKAIIAAAAAADNHGVEKEDVVEEFLDQDDDDQSNKLVSNHDNQEEKVKSDLEEEETKEEDVDDKNIIKNGTDGGDLNNVKSSEACLREQELSEEPEVATTITPTVDQQKCCYLGVSNGTTVSTRGRILLHA encoded by the exons ATGGGTTGTAATGAATCCAAGCATGATGTCGTTACCGGCAACACGGTTAAAACTCATCCTCCACCGGCACGTAAAAATTCTAACACCATCAGCGTTAAAAAGAGCAAGGATTTAGAAGTTATCCCTGAAATTACTGATGATGTCAATATTACGGCGGAAACAACAAACTCATCAGCACCGCCATTATCATTGCGGTCATCTTCGTCGTTAAAGAGCAATGATAATAATAAGACTGAGTTGGCGGTGGTTACGGACAACAACCCTATCGTAACCTCAAAGGACATAAATACCGTAAATGCGGAGCAGCAACAATTGAAAGAAGAGGATCATGTACCTGTAGTTAAATCTGCCGCCGATGACTCATTAAATGAGGCATTAACAAAGGAAGATAATGTTGTTAATGAGAGACATCAACGTAGACTCTCAGGTTCATCCGACCATTATTTTTCGTCGAGGAAAGATGAAGCTGCAATTAAAGCCATTATTGCGGCGGCTGCAGCGGCTGATAACCATGGTGTTGAAAAAGAAGATGTGGTTGAGGAGTTTCTTGATCAAGATGACGATGATCAGAGTAACAAGTTAGTAAGTAATCATGACAACCAAGAGGAGAAGGTAAAGTcagatttagaagaagaagaaacaaaagaagaagatgtcgATGACAAAAACATCATCAAGAATGGTACTGATGGCGGTGATCTAAACAACG TAAAATCGTCGGAAGCATGTTTGCGAGAGCAAGAATTGTCAGAAGAACCGGAAGTTGCGACAACAATAACACCAACTGTTGATCAACAAAAG TGTTGTTATTTGGGCGTTTCGAATGGAACCACTGTTTCGACAAGGGGTAGGATCCTTTTACATGCTTGA
- the LOC113354370 gene encoding uncharacterized protein LOC113354370 isoform X4, protein MGCNESKHDVVTGNTVKTHPPPARKNSNTISVKKSKDLEVIPEITDDVNITAETTNSSAPPLSLRSSSSLKSNDNNKTELAVVTDNNPIVTSKDINTVNAEQQQLKEEDHVPVVKSAADDSLNEALTKEDNVVNERHQRRLSGSSDHYFSSRKDEAAIKAIIAAAAAADNHGVEKEDVVEEFLDQDDDDQSNKLVSNHDNQEEKVKSDLEEEETKEEDVDDKNIIKNGTDGGDLNNGMFIKIVGSMFARARIVRRTGSCDNNNTNC, encoded by the exons ATGGGTTGTAATGAATCCAAGCATGATGTCGTTACCGGCAACACGGTTAAAACTCATCCTCCACCGGCACGTAAAAATTCTAACACCATCAGCGTTAAAAAGAGCAAGGATTTAGAAGTTATCCCTGAAATTACTGATGATGTCAATATTACGGCGGAAACAACAAACTCATCAGCACCGCCATTATCATTGCGGTCATCTTCGTCGTTAAAGAGCAATGATAATAATAAGACTGAGTTGGCGGTGGTTACGGACAACAACCCTATCGTAACCTCAAAGGACATAAATACCGTAAATGCGGAGCAGCAACAATTGAAAGAAGAGGATCATGTACCTGTAGTTAAATCTGCCGCCGATGACTCATTAAATGAGGCATTAACAAAGGAAGATAATGTTGTTAATGAGAGACATCAACGTAGACTCTCAGGTTCATCCGACCATTATTTTTCGTCGAGGAAAGATGAAGCTGCAATTAAAGCCATTATTGCGGCGGCTGCAGCGGCTGATAACCATGGTGTTGAAAAAGAAGATGTGGTTGAGGAGTTTCTTGATCAAGATGACGATGATCAGAGTAACAAGTTAGTAAGTAATCATGACAACCAAGAGGAGAAGGTAAAGTcagatttagaagaagaagaaacaaaagaagaagatgtcgATGACAAAAACATCATCAAGAATGGTACTGATGGCGGTGATCTAAACAACGGTATGTTTAT TAAAATCGTCGGAAGCATGTTTGCGAGAGCAAGAATTGTCAGAAGAACCGGAAGTTGCGACAACAATAACACCAACTGTTGA
- the LOC113350201 gene encoding monothiol glutaredoxin-S15, mitochondrial-like has protein sequence MARSLSMLLKSISSLPATNSLRTMVSGSFCGEGMRYSTTVPSDPDTHEDFRPTNKAANSDISLKDIVEQDIKENPVMIYMKGVPDQPRCGFSSLAVRVLNEYNVPLSARNILENQELKNAVKTFSHWPTFPQIFIKGEFVGGSDIILNMHQTGELKEKLKDFTAESKKEE, from the exons ATGGCTAGATCATTGTCTATGCTCTTAAAGAGCATCTCAAGTCTCCCAGCTACTAATTCTCTGAGAACAATG GTGTCAGGATCTTTTTGTGGTGAAGGTATGCGATACTCCACAACTGTGCCAAGCGACCCTGACACGCATGAGGATTTCAGACCCACCAACAAGGCTGCAAATTCCGATATTTCTTTGAAGGATATTGTTGAACAG GATATCAAGGAAAACCCTGTAATGATTTACATGAAAGGAGTTCCTGATCAACCTCGGTGTGGATTCAGCTCGCTGGCAGTAAGAGTGCTCAATGAATATA ATGTTCCATTGAGTGCTAGAAACATATTGGAAAATCAGGAGCTGAAGAATGCTGTAAAAACTTTTAG CCATTGGCCaacatttcctcaaatttttatTAAAGGTGAATTTGTTGGAGGGTCAGACATCATCCTCAATATGCACCAG ACTGGAGAACTGAAAGAAAAACTTAAGGATTTTACTGCAGAAAGCAAGAAggaagaataa
- the LOC113354370 gene encoding protein CLEC16A homolog isoform X2 → MGCNESKHDVVTGNTVKTHPPPARKNSNTISVKKSKDLEVIPEITDDVNITAETTNSSAPPLSLRSSSSLKSNDNNKTELAVVTDNNPIVTSKDINTVNAEQQQLKEEDHVPVVKSAADDSLNEALTKEDNVVNERHQRRLSGSSDHYFSSRKDEAAIKAIIAAAAAADNHGVEKEDVVEEFLDQDDDDQSNKLVSNHDNQEEKVKSDLEEEETKEEDVDDKNIIKNGTDGGDLNNVKSSEACLREQELSEEPEVATTITPTVDQQKESLITTTKNQQTLMKQYND, encoded by the exons ATGGGTTGTAATGAATCCAAGCATGATGTCGTTACCGGCAACACGGTTAAAACTCATCCTCCACCGGCACGTAAAAATTCTAACACCATCAGCGTTAAAAAGAGCAAGGATTTAGAAGTTATCCCTGAAATTACTGATGATGTCAATATTACGGCGGAAACAACAAACTCATCAGCACCGCCATTATCATTGCGGTCATCTTCGTCGTTAAAGAGCAATGATAATAATAAGACTGAGTTGGCGGTGGTTACGGACAACAACCCTATCGTAACCTCAAAGGACATAAATACCGTAAATGCGGAGCAGCAACAATTGAAAGAAGAGGATCATGTACCTGTAGTTAAATCTGCCGCCGATGACTCATTAAATGAGGCATTAACAAAGGAAGATAATGTTGTTAATGAGAGACATCAACGTAGACTCTCAGGTTCATCCGACCATTATTTTTCGTCGAGGAAAGATGAAGCTGCAATTAAAGCCATTATTGCGGCGGCTGCAGCGGCTGATAACCATGGTGTTGAAAAAGAAGATGTGGTTGAGGAGTTTCTTGATCAAGATGACGATGATCAGAGTAACAAGTTAGTAAGTAATCATGACAACCAAGAGGAGAAGGTAAAGTcagatttagaagaagaagaaacaaaagaagaagatgtcgATGACAAAAACATCATCAAGAATGGTACTGATGGCGGTGATCTAAACAACG TAAAATCGTCGGAAGCATGTTTGCGAGAGCAAGAATTGTCAGAAGAACCGGAAGTTGCGACAACAATAACACCAACTGTTGATCAACAAAAG GAAAGCCTGATTACTACAACAAAAAATCAACAAACACTAATGAAACAATATAATGATTAA
- the LOC113350198 gene encoding uncharacterized protein LOC113350198 isoform X2, whose translation MNQSEMILQNTLPDDIDLNIASFLQVLELCSLGSCSKFWRELCSTDYLWVSLSKDRCPALGISSESPIPLILNNSNTGSSSLSSNENIQNVLVNLAGLHYCMFWLNVSTEDAIAALRNCSIQERELCVSWWKLGRWFYGFHMRDESNIRRVSLGDLALAKENEVLAVLCRGAIHEVLRVQISIPPPACITSLHAQ comes from the exons ATGAATCAGTCTGAGATGATTCTTCAAAATACACTCCCTGATGATATTGATCTCAACATAGCTTCTTTTCTCCAG GTGTTGGAGCTCTGCTCGTTAGGTTCTTGCTCTAAATTTTGGCGGGAGTTGTGTTCTACTGATTATCTTTGGGTTTCTCTATCTAAAGATAGATGTCCTGCTTTGGGTATTTCTTCAGAATCACCAATTCCTTTGATTCTAAATAACAGCAATACAGgatcatcatcactatcatccAATGAAAATATCCAG AATGTGTTGGTTAACCTCGCCGGCTTGCACTACTGCATGTTTTGGCTTAATGTATCG ACTGAAGATGCCATTGCCGCTCTTAGGAATTGTAGCATACAAGAGCGAGAACTCTGTGTGAGTTGGTGGAAACTAGGAAGATGGTTTTACGGATTTCATATGCGTGATGAATCCAACATCCGAAGGGTGTCTTTAGGAGATCTTGCATTAGCAAAAGAAAATGAAGTTCTCGCGGTACTCTGTAGAGGAGCAATACATGAGGTGTTGCGCGTTCAGATCTCTATCCCTCCTCCTGCTTGCATCACTTCCCTTCATGCTCAATAG